From Rutidosis leptorrhynchoides isolate AG116_Rl617_1_P2 chromosome 3, CSIRO_AGI_Rlap_v1, whole genome shotgun sequence, a single genomic window includes:
- the LOC139902984 gene encoding chaperonin CPN60-2, mitochondrial codes for MYRLAVNLASKSRIARNNAQQVTSNINWRRNYAAKDIKFGVDARALMLRGVEELADAVKVTMGPKGRNVVIEQSYGAPKVTKDGVTVAKSIEFKDRVKNVGASLVKQVANATNDVAGDGTTCATVLTRAIYSEGCKSVAAGMNAMDLRRGITMAVDSVVTNLKSRARMISTSEEIAQVGTISANGEREIGELIAKAMEKVGKEGVITISDGKTLYNELEVVEGMKLDRGYISPYFITNTKNQKCELDDPLILIHEKKISSLNAIVKVLEAALKNQRSLLIVAEDIESEALATLILNKLRAGIKVCAIKAPGFGENRKSNLQDLATLTGGEVITDELGMNLEKMTPEMLGTCKRVTISKDDTVILDGAGDKKSIEERCEQLRSSIDLSTSDYDREKLQERLAKLSGGVAVLKIGGASEAEVGEKKDRVTDALNATKAAVEEGIVPGGGVALLYASKELDNLQTANFDQKIGVQIIQNALKAPVHTIASNAGVEGAVIVGKLLEQDNPDLGYDAAKGKYVDMVKEGIIDPLKVIRTALVDAASVSSLLTTTEAVIVELPKDEKESPEPMGGGMGGY; via the exons ATGTATCGTCTGGCTGTCAATCTCGCTTCAAAATCAAG GATCGCTAGAAATAACGCTCAGCAG GTTACCTCTAATATTAACTGGAGAAGAAATTATGCTGCAAAAGATATTAAGTTTGGAGTCGATGCGAGAGCTCTGATGCTTAGGGGTGTTGAAGAACTTGCTGATGCTGTTAAAGTCACAATGGGACCTAAG GGACGTAATGTGGTCATAGAGCAAAGTTATGGTGCTCCAAAGGTGACGAAGGACGGAGTTACCGTTGCAAAAAGTATCGAGTTCAAAGACAGGGTGAAGAACGTTGGTGCTAGTCTTGTCAAGCAGGTTGCTAATGCTACCAACGACGTTGCTGGTGATG GTACTACCTGTGCAACTGTTCTCACACGTGCAATTTATTCTGAAGGCTGCAAGTCAGTTGCAGCTGGAATGAATGCCATGGATCTTAGACGTGGGATCACCATGGCCGTTGATTCAGTTGTCACAAACTTGAAAAGCAGAGCTAGGATGATAAGTACATCCGAAGAAATTGCTCAG GTTGGAACAATATCTGCAAATGGAGAACGAGAGATTGGTGAGCTTATTGCTAAGGCTATGGAGAAGGTTGGCAAGGAGGGTGTTATCACCATATCT GATGGGAAAACACTTTACAACGAGTTGGAAGTTGTCGAGGGAATGAAGTTGGATAGAGGATATATCTCACCTTACTTCATCACAAATACAAAGAACCAAAAATGT GAGTTAGATGACCCTTTGATTTTAATTCACGAGAAAAAAATCTCCAGCTTAAATGCTATTGTTAAAGTTCTAGAGGCGGCCTTGAAG AATCAAAGATCACTGTTGATTGTTGCCGAAGATATTGAAAGCGAGGCATTAGCCACTCTTATCCTCAATAAACTTCGTGCCGGTATTAAG GTTTGTGCCATTAAAGCTCCTGGATTTGGTGAGAATAGGAAGTCAAACTTGCAAGACCTTGCAACTCTCACAGGAGGAGAG GTTATTACTGATGAGCTTGGCATGAATCTTGAGAAAATGACACCGGAGATGTTAGGGACTTGCAAAAGG GTTACCATTTCGAAAGATGATACGGTTATTCTTGATGGGGCTGGTGACAagaaaagcattgaagaaagatgCGAACAG TTAAGATCATCGATCGATTTGAGCACATCTGATTATGATAGGGAGAAGCTGCAAGAGAGATTAGCAAAGCTTTCTGGCGGTGTTGCTGTTTTAAAG ATTGGGGGAGCTAGTGAAGCGGAAGTGGGTGAGAAGAAGGATAGGGTAACTGATGCTTTGAATGCCACAAAGGCTGCAGTTGAAGAAGGAATTGTACCAG GTGGTGGAGTTGCTCTTCTGTATGCTTCCAAGGAGCTGGATAATCTTCAAACTGCTAACTTTGATCAGAAGATTGGCGTCCAAATTATACAAAATGCTCTCAAG GCACCGGTGCACACGATTGCATCCAATGCTGGTGTTGAAGGTGCTGTTATTGTTGGAAAACTGTTGGAACAGGATAACCCTGATCTCGGATATGATGCCGCTAAAG GTAAATATGTAGACATGGTAAAGGAAGGGATCATCGACCCCTTGAAAGTGATCAGGACAGCTTTAGTAGACGCCGCAAG TGTATCATCTTTATTGACTACAACGGAAGCTGTGATCGTTGAACTTCCAAAGGACGAGAAGGAATCGCCAGAACCAATGGGTGGAGGCATGGGTGGCTATTGA